The DNA window ACCGCAGTTTTAAAAAATCCCGAAAAAAATGCATTTCTGCCGGATTTATCAAATCTTCGGTAAAATTGCATATATTTTCacagattttttgaaaaattcagtAAAATCGCATCCTTTTCTGAATTTTTTAAGAATCTAGAAAGTTGTAAAAAATAtcgaatatttaaaaaattcggaattatgttattttttccgaaatttttttaaaaataaaaatccaataggttaactatttttgaaaatttttcaaTAAGGACCAAAGGAAGCGATGGTACAATTGCTTCTCGGTAGCGTGATAGAGGTGAAGTTGCTGCAGCGACGGCACGAGCGAGGCGAGGTGAGGTAAAGGACTCCAAAATCTATGCTGGAAGAGTAGCCCCAATCTGTTCTTACAGAAAGCGATTGGTCTATCAATTTTGTGCGCCCCGCACTACACGACATTGAGGATCTAGAACTCATAAAGTGCATAATGAGTTCGATGACACTTCATTGTTTTTTGGTTATCTACTATGGAAGACCTTAGTGGCTAGACACTTACTTGAGAGGTGTCTGCGCTAGTTTAGATATGTCCAATACATCCTACATCCCATCCTTGTTATTCCATCTGAAGGCATTGATAGATGGTTTTTTGTCACGTTTTAGGGTTTTCCCGTACCATTAGAGATCTTGAAGTGGAAGTTTAGTTCCCAGTTGAGTGTGTGGATGTGTACTTGGAGTGGTACCTTGTTGTATCACACCCTCACATCATCCCACCTATGCAACATGAAGATAAGATCGGATCTTCTCATGCTGGACCTTCTAATGCTCGAGTAACTTCGATGACGTGTCGCCCCTCCACCGCCTCCACATGATGCGGATGACGCTCAACGTCTACAGATGATAGCAGTCATTATGGATAACCTCATGGATTTGGTGATCTCAGATGGTGAGGTTTATACTTAAGCATCGTAGGTAACACGCGTAGCTCGTGAGGGACCTATTTAGACGTTATTATCAttttttgtattatttgtatattatgtgttgtattACTCAGACATTTGTAGAACACTGTATATTAGATAACATACTGCTTAATGGCTTAAAAATCTGATAGTTGTACACATACTGCTTAATGGCTAAAAACTCATAGTTGTACACATACATACGGGTACTTTTATAAAAACCAGTATGTGCCATAACATTtcgaatttttaaaatttcaagtgCTTAATGGCTAAAAACTCATAGTTGTACACATACATACGGGTACTTTTATAAAAACCAGTATGTGCCATAACATTtcgaatttttaaaatttcaagtaTATCAGATTTTTCATATACCCTTCCGGATTTTTTGATTTGTACCGGATTTTTGTGTTGTTCTACCTAATTTTCCGTTcaaattttttgataaaattttGTCAAGGATAGCATATTTTGATAAAATTTTGTCAAGGATAGCATAGGCATTATGGAAATGTGTTGGGGTGCCAAGTTAAGGTGGGGTGGCAAGATAAAATCTCCcgagtcaatttttttttttgttgctatttTCCCATCATGAAATTACAATCAGAAAAATCTTTTCAGTTGCACATTTTGTTGTTTACAATATGCCCTCTATCATGCACATAATCCAACAGCCCACAACTCTtaaatagaaataattaaaaaatacagGTTGTCGTGAAAACCAATCAACGGTGGATATCACCGCAGGACTAACCGCATGAGAGACACGACAGGATTTAACGGATTAAAGCATATCATATGCGTGGATTCAGaaaggacaaaacttaggtacaattttttaggtgtgattcttactattttccaataaaaatatgacaagtgtgtAATTTCCTCTTACATATATGCAAATTTCTCatattttcactcactaaataatatttaagtatatttgtcatattttcattggaaaatagtaagaaccacgcCTAAAGAATTGTACTTGAGTTTTGTACCCTGAGAAACtcttattttattattgaaatttATTATCGGGTGGATATGCTTTTGGCAATCCTAAGCATTGAAAGGTAGCACTTTCCAATTTTCATGTCGGAAGTGAGAATGTTCTTAATTATTGAGAGAACGATCCTCGAAAATAAACTACTAATAGTAAGTACCCTCAAATCACCCTCAAATCAGAGACGAAGTGAGAGTTGTAATGTAGCCACCACAAGAGTTATTGTCAGTCATGAGTATAGTTTGACAAGCTAAATTTTCATTGTTATTATAGTATGATCATGTGAATAAAATAAAACAGCCAACTATATCGATATCTATGTCTATATATAATGCAAGCATGAAATAGTATTGTATGTCAAAAAAACAGACAAACTACTGTTATTGACATTTCCAACATTTCAGTTGAGTAACTTTATGCGCTAAGATGCATAGAGCAGACTGAAGAGAGCTTAAATTTTTTGATTTTGGTACCATTTTCGGCCTGAAAGATGATCTCAGTATTTGATCTTACAGTCACTTCATTCAACTCTGGTGCTGATGCTCCCTCGGTTCTATAGTCGCGCAAAGTGTATAAAACTTGAAGCGTAGAAGGAGCTGCAAACCATCTCATGTTAGTTTAAAAAACAACATACGATAAGACAATAATAACAAAGCAAATATAAAATTAGAAAGCTTCCCATCTTTGAATGTTTTATCTTCCACCAGAAAAAGGTAATTATCAGTTGAAACTAAAATTTTATAGAAGAGTCACATGAAACTAGTTTATTGAATAACAACTTGTTCATAGAGCAAATATGGAGTGTTCATAATCTTTATCTTGGCTTGTCAGTTATATAACTTAAAGAAGGATATTACTATTTACTATTAGCAGTTTTTGGGATAGAGGACACTATGATATTACTAAATACAATTGGAATACAAAGCATAATTATTCTGAAAAGATTACCTAGTCCAAACATACTTGTCTTTTGGATTATCATGCTACCAACTTTTGATCTTCTGATATGTCTTAATGCCTCGACATCTTCTGATTTGCCCTTAAATTCTAGGAACTCTCCCAATGCATACTTGTTGCCTTTCAGTTCCAACCTGCAACGCAAATAATCTGTTTTATGAGTAAAAAACTAAGATTTGGTTGTCTTAAATAATGCCAACAAAGTGCTGAGAGTATACTGATTCAAAGGCAACCACATTTAATTTGTAAGCCCCGCTAAACaacaatttgaagaaaaaaatatctcTGATTCGATTCAGAAGAACTTCCTCATGGTCTATAACAGATAACCTCAAAATTGCTCCTTCTGCCAAGGTATTTCCCCCAATAAACCTAAAAGAACTTGATGGCTTGTCTGGTTTTATAATTTATCAAGCCTCCTCCTAATAGATCTCTAGAAATGAATAGGTTTTCGATACAAATCCAGCAAAGCCATACCAAACAATAAGCCAACATCAAATAGTTCAAAAAAGGATTGATATATTTTCTACCCAAGGCACCATTAACAGCATCCAAATTAAATAGCAAGGAAATTAATACAAGAACAGAACATTAGAAACATAACAAGTGAATAATTGAGTACAAGTGGTAGCTAACCTGTCCCATATTGGAGCTGTGCTAAGAACAAATTCAAGATTCTTATTACCAGATTCTTGCATATCGCTCTTGCCGCTAAGAAAGGCACTCTTTACCCAACTAGAGATCACAGTCTTTGTCCCTGGCTTCTGTAGCTTCCATTGTTCATGGGTAATAACTTCAGGTGGAAAATCACTTGTAGGAATGGTACTGCAAAGACAAAAGGACTTTAACTGATAATATATTACAAACCAAATGCAAACAAGAAAATAACTACTTGGCTTGCTGTTGACCGAGTAGACCAGATAGGCTGTATATTTTTTCTGTCATAAATAACTAAACAAGGGATTAAATGACGGTTACAATTtcttcaacacatttccaacttTTTCACAACGATATTCCATCTAGATAGAAATTACACAACAATAACTTGTTTGTTTCTTGCGAAGAACTATTTCAAATAGAATGCAAGAAACATATGAATATGAAGAATGACTATTAGAAGTCAATATAAGAACCCAAATTTGGCAAATTTAGAAGtctttaacaaaaaaaacaaattgtgTATTGACAAATCATGAATTAAAAGAGAGTATCTTCTTCTGCAGAAAGTACTAATATTTAGAGGAGATTCAAAAACATACCATAATTTAGGATTTGGAAGTATAACTTTACAAGTTAGAAATCCTTTAGGTAGATTAACCCCTCTTTGTTCAAGATAGGATTCAAGAATAGAAGCTTGCTTTCTCACTTCTTCCACCTGTAtacaaattgaaaaagaaaaaaaaaacaaataatgaaAGAAGTTACTAATTTGGAAATCTATCCACGTCCTCTCACAGTCTCCATAACAGAATATGaacaaatcaaattccaaatcaCGATTCATATTATTTAATAAACATCCTAAATTAGTCTCTATTTTCTAAAACACAATTCATGCTTCTCATGAAACAACATGCGGAAATAAAGCTACCAATGTTCAACATttatatgaacaaagacattcatAATCATAATTGAATCATGCGGTTTCTTACCGGATCAGGATGACGCTCAACTTTATTATGTTTGCCTGGCTTTTCAGAGTGCCAAGTACCATCGCCTTGAACTGTCAAAATTCCTGAGAAATTCTTCACGGCTACCACTAGTAGCTCTCTGCAATATTAAAAtgaaattcaataaaattaaaattaaaacacattatGACCCacaccgacacctctgaaaaaatatGTGTCAGTGTTAGTTCCGTATCTGAAACCGATACCGACACTTGGTTACATTTAATTTATCGGTGTCCGAGCTTCATAGAAAATTTATCATTCATTAACCAGCAATCAGCTAGTAAGTCTTGAATCTCAACCACATTAACAGAGAATCattgcaacaaaaaaaaacaagaatgaaagaaaaatacCGTTTAGTAACAAGAACGAGATCAATGGATTTTGGTGAAGCAGAATCGGCATCAGGAATTCTCAGACCAACAAAAACCTTACCTCCAAAAAGCTTTTGAAGCCTGCAAAAAATTAAAAACGAAACTCGATTTATGAATTCAACAACAGTGAAATTGAATCTTGAAACTGAAATTGAAGGAATGAATTCAAAATTGATGaaaaaaatgattaggttaagaGGAAAACGAAACCTATCAGCGACGGTGAAGAGAACGGTGGAATCAGAAGCTTCAATGTCTGTAACGTCGTCGTCGTAAAAGAAGCATTTGAACAATTTGTATATAATCAAACCACAGATAATCGCAGGCCACATCTCTCtctgaaatgaaatgaaattgaatggaaatgaaatgaaaaaaaggtTCTACTAACCAAAATCAGAGTGAAGAACCAAATTCTTGACTTAACTATTaagacttttctttttcaaattagAAAACTTTAATGCTTAACGAAATTAAACTATGTTAAAAAAAAGAGCTTATAGTGAAATGAGTACAACTTTTTCCCCAATTGCTTAAAAAGAGTTGTAattgtataattaaaaaaaattaccttataaataaaaaaatgttattattttttggtttgtatgatgcttaaattaaaattaaaaaataaggtACGATAGTTTGGTTTAGACTTTAGAGATAGGACCTCAATTTCGATGTGCTAGGCATAGGACATTGACCACTGACCAAGACTAATACTCAGAATAGAAAAGTCTCAAAATATTGGAGTAGGAGGCCAACATTAGATATGTTATGTGAATATTTAATATACAGCGTaggacaaacaaatcaaacaagtaatataaaattgacaaaacaaaggaaacacatgttacttatttatttatttaaaagtttGATATTTATTCCCTAATTTAAAAGTTTGATATTTATTCCCTAACTTATTGCGATGCAAATTTATAGATTAGTTTTTTTACTAGGCTTTTATAGTTGGTGATCAAGAGTCGTGTTAGGCTCATGTCCATCTTAATGATACATCTCTGAAGGTggcataaaaaaatttatattttaatggatcaaaagtttcaataataGTCATTTGCATGTTGATGGAGGCAACATGCTCGTACGGATTGTTACACTTATCAAACTTGACCAACGAAGATGACTTGAAGTTCTCTAGCCCttgcaccccccccccccccctcataTCTCATCAAAGAGAGGTTAGGTTCTAGGATTTTGGTTTCCTTAAGAGGGTCAACCTCCTTCTGGCATTATTAGATATGAAGGACATTATCCTCTAAAGTTTGATTCTGGCAATAGAAGTCGTTCATGGTTGCACGCATTTCTATCATGGCATTCAGATC is part of the Vicia villosa cultivar HV-30 ecotype Madison, WI linkage group LG2, Vvil1.0, whole genome shotgun sequence genome and encodes:
- the LOC131647116 gene encoding uncharacterized protein LOC131647116 isoform X2; amino-acid sequence: MWPAIICGLIIYKLFKCFFYDDDVTDIEASDSTVLFTVADRLQKLFGGKVFVGLRIPDADSASPKSIDLVLVTKRELLVVAVKNFSGILTVQGDGTWHSEKPGKHNKVERHPDPVEEVRKQASILESYLEQRGVNLPKGFLTCKVILPNPKLCTIPTSDFPPEVITHEQWKLQKPGTKTVISSWVKSAFLSGKSDMQESGNKNLEFVLSTAPIWDRLELKGNKYALGEFLEFKGKSEDVEALRHIRRSKVGSMIIQKTTPSTLQVLYTLRDYRTEGASAPELNEVTVRSNTEIIFQAENGTKIKKFKLSSVCSMHLSA
- the LOC131647116 gene encoding uncharacterized protein LOC131647116 isoform X1 translates to MWPAIICGLIIYKLFKCFFYDDDVTDIEASDSTVLFTVADRLQKLFGGKVFVGLRIPDADSASPKSIDLVLVTKRELLVVAVKNFSGILTVQGDGTWHSEKPGKHNKVERHPDPVEEVRKQASILESYLEQRGVNLPKGFLTCKVILPNPKLCTIPTSDFPPEVITHEQWKLQKPGTKTVISSWVKSAFLSGKSDMQESGNKNLEFVLSTAPIWDRLELKGNKYALGEFLEFKGKSEDVEALRHIRRSKVGSMIIQKTSMFGLAPSTLQVLYTLRDYRTEGASAPELNEVTVRSNTEIIFQAENGTKIKKFKLSSVCSMHLSA